From a region of the Gossypium raimondii isolate GPD5lz chromosome 10, ASM2569854v1, whole genome shotgun sequence genome:
- the LOC105777638 gene encoding uncharacterized protein LOC105777638, producing the protein MMECSLWISAGDHKNNNSNSNNNSLWGFSNESEHDLALMVSDFLENNGGSAGADSWCSSDSESGFSDLIHLADKISYYKHSVCHYDMDLLSVVHSLILSMGETDLHTVKSGPCNASCIRYSLVKLLRLSGYDAAVCVSRWQRSGKVPGGDHEYIDVVNYSNGNSERVIIDIDFRSHFEIARAVDSYDRILNSLPVVYVGSLTRLKQLLQLMVEAARSSLKQNSMPFPPWRSLAYLQAKWYSPYQRQFAPLEHDISGNSSSCHKQCKGHLRRLQPSLQSELEAERLLKPINIDNNRRLKHDRARRSSFRAL; encoded by the exons ATGATGGAGTGCAGTTTATGGATATCCGCGGGGGatcataaaaataacaatagtaattctaataataatagtttGTGGGGGTTTAGCAATGAAAGTGAACATGATTTGGCTTTAATGGTTAGTGATTTTCTGGAAAATAACGGTGGGAGCGCCGGTGCCGATTCTTGGTGTAGTAGCGATAGCGAGTCCGGCTTCTCCGATCTTATCCACCTCGCTGATAAAATCTCT TACTATAAGCACTCTGTGTGTCACTATGATATGGACTTGTTGTCTGTGGTTCATTCACTTATATTATCGATGGGTGAGACGGACCTACACACTGTGAAGTCGGGTCCATGTAATGCCAGTTGCATAAGGTATTCCCTTGTAAAGCTGTTGAGGCTTTCTGGGTATGATGCTGCTGTTTGTGTATCGAGGTGGCAGCGTAGTGGCAAAGTCCCTGGAG GTGATCATGAGTACATTGATGTGGTCAATTACAGCAATGGGAATTCCGAGCGTGTGATCATCGATATCGACTTCCGAAGCCACTTCGAGATAGCTAGAGCAGTTGATTCATACGACCGAATATTGAATTCACTACCAGTTGTCTATGTTGGTTCCTTGACTCGGTTGAAACAGTTGCTTCAACTTATGGTTGAAGCTGCTAGGTCATCTCTCAAGCAAAACTCGATGCCGTTCCCTCCATGGAGATCTCTTGCTTATTTGCAAGCAAAGTGGTACTCGCCCTACCAACGACAATTTGCTCCTCTCGAACACGACATCAGCGGCAATTCTTCTTCTTGCCATAAGCAATGCAAAGGACATTTAAGGAGGTTGCAACCTTCCCTTCAATCCGAATTAGAAGCAGAACGACTATTGAAACCTATAAACATCGATAATAACCGAAGATTGAAGCATGACAGGGCACGACGCTCTTCATTCAGGGCTCTCTGA